From a region of the Parus major isolate Abel chromosome 6, Parus_major1.1, whole genome shotgun sequence genome:
- the ZFAND4 gene encoding AN1-type zinc finger protein 4 isoform X2 produces MANKKEPPFFNKDNMGPFHYKLPFYETMELFIETLTGTCFELRVSPFETVISVKAKIQRLEGIPVSQQHLIWNNMELKDDCCLNDYNISEGCTLKLVLAMRGGPVNTRRVPVKDPIREMAEYMDPARDKIWEKGPSNKQVTFLVYREGDRLNFFRVVDRGDGTLTPLSESLSGGSVYNLYADDEDETEASPSGQQIIENSITMNKMKLLKAKMENMNLSKKPKKTVKVKPRPPMTPRPYSGSVAAARHRFLRVLPHIGQSCLPPPGNLHQSESPQNALSALATLATAGRTMPSTANHFLKEDDTWQSNSWSQPVNSIRLPPKISRVELENAKLPTNSILTPVSSLPANSEKVSENVTSASEEDAVLFPNLTNVELYGTEEEHLPEPDAFAFLTEASTAEQCSEIYDIGKVNPELELPDGDKDSKVVEQHRKPIGKVLSTAAMETGLLSTRELSPQKNLLLSPLRYSAQVAHHGTLKPQAQPRCFEAGNLRSTASPNVLRSLEVRSIADSSFSRTTRFCSVKVESLGKRPDVISKAEARDITDVASKAAKEPASSVSNLGFLASLARSTNRESLQSSCGTDRFRTSGIALPTNMQHFQEEGFRKTAPPNEAAEYILSAHGLGMNGSMAAVGKRVGEATHLPPVNGLIQTKKKISKHCFLCGKKTGLATSYECRCGNNFCATHRYAETHTCTYDYKSAGRRYLQETNPIISAPKLPKI; encoded by the exons gtaTTCCTGTCTCTCAGCAGCACTTAATTTGGAATAATATGGAACTGAAGGATGACTGTTGTTTGAATGATTATAA CATTTCAGAAGGCTGCACTCTGAAGTTGGTTCTGGCTATGCGAGGTGGACCTGTTAACACCAGAAGAG TTCCCGTGAAAGATCCTATCAGGGAAATGGCTGAATACATGGATCCTGCTAGAGACAAGATCTGGGAGAAAGGGCCATCCAACAAACAAGTTACCTTCTTGGTGTATCGAGAAGGAGATCGGTTGAATTTCTTCCGTGTGGTTGACCGGGGTGATGGCACTTTAACACCACTATCTGAATCTTTGAG tggtgGTTCAGTTTATAATTTATATGctgatgatgaagatgagacAGAGGCATCACCTTCTGGCCAACAGATCATTGAGAATTCAATTACTATGAACAAAATGAAACTGCTCAAGGCAAAGATGGAGAACATGAATCTGAGTAAAAAG ccTAAGAAAACTGTCAAGGTGAAGCCTCGCCCTCCCATGACTCCTCGACCATACAGTGGCTCAGTGGCTGCTGCTCGTCACCGCTTTCTCAGAGTGCTCCCCCATATCGGACAGTCGTGCCTACCTCCTCCTGGCAATTTGCATCAGTCGGAATCTCCCCAAAACGCACTTTCAGCATTGGCTACTTTGGCCACTGCTGGTAGAACAATGCCATCCACAGCTAATCACTTCCTTAAGGAAGATGACACTTGGCAGAGCAACTCTTGGTCTCAGCCAGTCAATAGCATCAGGTTACCACCGAAAATATCTCGGGTTGAACTAGAAAATGCAAAACTACCTACGAATAGTATTCTGACTCCCGTTTCATCCCTGCctgcaaattcagaaaaagTATCTGAAAATGTGACCTCAGCAAGTGAGGAGGatgctgttttgtttccaaatcTAACAAACGTGGAACTGTATGGAACAGAAGAAGAACATCTACCTGAACCagatgcttttgcttttttaacaGAAGCAAGCACTGCTGAACAGTGTAGTGAGATATATGACATAGGAAAGGTGAACCCAGAGCTTGAACTGCCTGATGGAGACAAAGATTCTAAAGTTGTAGAGCAGCATAGAAAACCTATTGGCAaagtgctgagcactgcagcaATGGAGACTGGTCTTCTCAGTACTCGCGAGTTAAGTCctcagaaaaatctgcttttgtctCCCCTCCGGTATTCAGCGCAAGTGGCACATCACGGTACTCTGAAACCACAAGCACAGCCCAGATGCTTTGAGGCTGGTAACTTGAGATCTACGGCCTCCCCAAATGTGCTTCGATCATTGGAAGTACGTAGTATAGCAGACTCCTCTTTTTCTAGAACCACTAGATTTTGTAGTGTGAAAGTAGAGTCACTTGGCAAAAGACCTGATGTAATTTCTAAAGCAGAGGCTAGGGACATCACAGATGTGGCTAGCAAGGCAGCCAAAGAACCTGCGAGTTCTGTGAGTAACTTAGGATTTCTGGCTTCGCTGGCCCGAAGCACAAACAGGGAAAGTTTACAGAGTTCCTGTGGGACTGACAGGTTTCGGACTTCTGGTATTGCACTACCTACAAACATGCAGCATTTTCAGGAAGAAGGCTTTAGGAAAACTGCTCCTCCAAATGAAGCTGCTGAATATATTCTA tctgcCCATGGGCTTGGAATGAATGGAAGTATGGCAGCTGTAGGGAAAAGAGTAG GTGAAGCAACCCATCTTCCACCTGTGAATGGCttaattcaaacaaaaaagaaaatttcaaagcaCTGCTTTCTTTGTGGCAAGAAAACTGGATTGGCAACCAGCTATGAGTGCAG ATGTGGAAACAACTTCTGTGCAACACACCGCTATGCAGAGACTCACACCTGCACCTACGACTACAAGAGTGCAGGACGGAGGTATTTACAGGAGACCAATCCCATCATAAGTGCACCAAAGCTTCCCAAAATTTGA
- the ZFAND4 gene encoding AN1-type zinc finger protein 4 isoform X1 gives MANKKEPPFFNKDNMGPFHYKLPFYETMELFIETLTGTCFELRVSPFETVISVKAKIQRLEGIPVSQQHLIWNNMELKDDCCLNDYNISEGCTLKLVLAMRGGPVNTRRVPVKDPIREMAEYMDPARDKIWEKGPSNKQVTFLVYREGDRLNFFRVVDRGDGTLTPLSESLSGGSVYNLYADDEDETEASPSGQQIIENSITMNKMKLLKAKMENMNLSKKPKKTVKVKPRPPMTPRPYSGSVAAARHRFLRVLPHIGQSCLPPPGNLHQSESPQNALSALATLATAGRTMPSTANHFLKEDDTWQSNSWSQPVNSIRLPPKISRVELENAKLPTNSILTPVSSLPANSEKVSENVTSASEEDAVLFPNLTNVELYGTEEEHLPEPDAFAFLTEASTAEQCSEIYDIGKVNPELELPDGDKDSKVVEQHRKPIGKVLSTAAMETGLLSTRELSPQKNLLLSPLRYSAQVAHHGTLKPQAQPRCFEAGNLRSTASPNVLRSLEVRSIADSSFSRTTRFCSVKVESLGKRPDVISKAEARDITDVASKAAKEPASSVSNLGFLASLARSTNRESLQSSCGTDRFRTSGIALPTNMQHFQEEGFRKTAPPNEAAEYILSAHGLGMNGSMAAVGKRVAGEATHLPPVNGLIQTKKKISKHCFLCGKKTGLATSYECRCGNNFCATHRYAETHTCTYDYKSAGRRYLQETNPIISAPKLPKI, from the exons gtaTTCCTGTCTCTCAGCAGCACTTAATTTGGAATAATATGGAACTGAAGGATGACTGTTGTTTGAATGATTATAA CATTTCAGAAGGCTGCACTCTGAAGTTGGTTCTGGCTATGCGAGGTGGACCTGTTAACACCAGAAGAG TTCCCGTGAAAGATCCTATCAGGGAAATGGCTGAATACATGGATCCTGCTAGAGACAAGATCTGGGAGAAAGGGCCATCCAACAAACAAGTTACCTTCTTGGTGTATCGAGAAGGAGATCGGTTGAATTTCTTCCGTGTGGTTGACCGGGGTGATGGCACTTTAACACCACTATCTGAATCTTTGAG tggtgGTTCAGTTTATAATTTATATGctgatgatgaagatgagacAGAGGCATCACCTTCTGGCCAACAGATCATTGAGAATTCAATTACTATGAACAAAATGAAACTGCTCAAGGCAAAGATGGAGAACATGAATCTGAGTAAAAAG ccTAAGAAAACTGTCAAGGTGAAGCCTCGCCCTCCCATGACTCCTCGACCATACAGTGGCTCAGTGGCTGCTGCTCGTCACCGCTTTCTCAGAGTGCTCCCCCATATCGGACAGTCGTGCCTACCTCCTCCTGGCAATTTGCATCAGTCGGAATCTCCCCAAAACGCACTTTCAGCATTGGCTACTTTGGCCACTGCTGGTAGAACAATGCCATCCACAGCTAATCACTTCCTTAAGGAAGATGACACTTGGCAGAGCAACTCTTGGTCTCAGCCAGTCAATAGCATCAGGTTACCACCGAAAATATCTCGGGTTGAACTAGAAAATGCAAAACTACCTACGAATAGTATTCTGACTCCCGTTTCATCCCTGCctgcaaattcagaaaaagTATCTGAAAATGTGACCTCAGCAAGTGAGGAGGatgctgttttgtttccaaatcTAACAAACGTGGAACTGTATGGAACAGAAGAAGAACATCTACCTGAACCagatgcttttgcttttttaacaGAAGCAAGCACTGCTGAACAGTGTAGTGAGATATATGACATAGGAAAGGTGAACCCAGAGCTTGAACTGCCTGATGGAGACAAAGATTCTAAAGTTGTAGAGCAGCATAGAAAACCTATTGGCAaagtgctgagcactgcagcaATGGAGACTGGTCTTCTCAGTACTCGCGAGTTAAGTCctcagaaaaatctgcttttgtctCCCCTCCGGTATTCAGCGCAAGTGGCACATCACGGTACTCTGAAACCACAAGCACAGCCCAGATGCTTTGAGGCTGGTAACTTGAGATCTACGGCCTCCCCAAATGTGCTTCGATCATTGGAAGTACGTAGTATAGCAGACTCCTCTTTTTCTAGAACCACTAGATTTTGTAGTGTGAAAGTAGAGTCACTTGGCAAAAGACCTGATGTAATTTCTAAAGCAGAGGCTAGGGACATCACAGATGTGGCTAGCAAGGCAGCCAAAGAACCTGCGAGTTCTGTGAGTAACTTAGGATTTCTGGCTTCGCTGGCCCGAAGCACAAACAGGGAAAGTTTACAGAGTTCCTGTGGGACTGACAGGTTTCGGACTTCTGGTATTGCACTACCTACAAACATGCAGCATTTTCAGGAAGAAGGCTTTAGGAAAACTGCTCCTCCAAATGAAGCTGCTGAATATATTCTA tctgcCCATGGGCTTGGAATGAATGGAAGTATGGCAGCTGTAGGGAAAAGAGTAG caGGTGAAGCAACCCATCTTCCACCTGTGAATGGCttaattcaaacaaaaaagaaaatttcaaagcaCTGCTTTCTTTGTGGCAAGAAAACTGGATTGGCAACCAGCTATGAGTGCAG ATGTGGAAACAACTTCTGTGCAACACACCGCTATGCAGAGACTCACACCTGCACCTACGACTACAAGAGTGCAGGACGGAGGTATTTACAGGAGACCAATCCCATCATAAGTGCACCAAAGCTTCCCAAAATTTGA
- the ZFAND4 gene encoding AN1-type zinc finger protein 4 isoform X3, which translates to MANKKEPPFFNKDNMGPFHYKLPFYETMELFIETLTGTCFELRVSPFETVISVKAKIQRLEGIPVSQQHLIWNNMELKDDCCLNDYNISEGCTLKLVLAMRGGPVNTRRVPVKDPIREMAEYMDPARDKIWEKGPSNKQVTFLVYREGDRLNFFRVVDRGDGTLTPLSESLSGGSVYNLYADDEDETEASPSGQQIIENSITMNKMKLLKAKMENMNLSKKPKKTVKVKPRPPMTPRPYSGSVAAARHRFLRVLPHIGQSCLPPPGNLHQSESPQNALSALATLATAGRTMPSTANHFLKEDDTWQSNSWSQPVNSIRLPPKISRVELENAKLPTNSILTPVSSLPANSEKVSENVTSASEEDAVLFPNLTNVELYGTEEEHLPEPDAFAFLTEASTAEQCSEIYDIGKVNPELELPDGDKDSKVVEQHRKPIGKVLSTAAMETGLLSTRELSPQKNLLLSPLRYSAQVAHHGTLKPQAQPRCFEAGNLRSTASPNVLRSLEVRSIADSSFSRTTRFCSVKVESLGKRPDVISKAEARDITDVASKAAKEPASSVSNLGFLASLARSTNRESLQSSCGTDRFRTSGIALPTNMQHFQEEGFRKTAPPNEAAEYILSAHGLGMNGSMAAVGKRVDVETTSVQHTAMQRLTPAPTTTRVQDGGIYRRPIPS; encoded by the exons gtaTTCCTGTCTCTCAGCAGCACTTAATTTGGAATAATATGGAACTGAAGGATGACTGTTGTTTGAATGATTATAA CATTTCAGAAGGCTGCACTCTGAAGTTGGTTCTGGCTATGCGAGGTGGACCTGTTAACACCAGAAGAG TTCCCGTGAAAGATCCTATCAGGGAAATGGCTGAATACATGGATCCTGCTAGAGACAAGATCTGGGAGAAAGGGCCATCCAACAAACAAGTTACCTTCTTGGTGTATCGAGAAGGAGATCGGTTGAATTTCTTCCGTGTGGTTGACCGGGGTGATGGCACTTTAACACCACTATCTGAATCTTTGAG tggtgGTTCAGTTTATAATTTATATGctgatgatgaagatgagacAGAGGCATCACCTTCTGGCCAACAGATCATTGAGAATTCAATTACTATGAACAAAATGAAACTGCTCAAGGCAAAGATGGAGAACATGAATCTGAGTAAAAAG ccTAAGAAAACTGTCAAGGTGAAGCCTCGCCCTCCCATGACTCCTCGACCATACAGTGGCTCAGTGGCTGCTGCTCGTCACCGCTTTCTCAGAGTGCTCCCCCATATCGGACAGTCGTGCCTACCTCCTCCTGGCAATTTGCATCAGTCGGAATCTCCCCAAAACGCACTTTCAGCATTGGCTACTTTGGCCACTGCTGGTAGAACAATGCCATCCACAGCTAATCACTTCCTTAAGGAAGATGACACTTGGCAGAGCAACTCTTGGTCTCAGCCAGTCAATAGCATCAGGTTACCACCGAAAATATCTCGGGTTGAACTAGAAAATGCAAAACTACCTACGAATAGTATTCTGACTCCCGTTTCATCCCTGCctgcaaattcagaaaaagTATCTGAAAATGTGACCTCAGCAAGTGAGGAGGatgctgttttgtttccaaatcTAACAAACGTGGAACTGTATGGAACAGAAGAAGAACATCTACCTGAACCagatgcttttgcttttttaacaGAAGCAAGCACTGCTGAACAGTGTAGTGAGATATATGACATAGGAAAGGTGAACCCAGAGCTTGAACTGCCTGATGGAGACAAAGATTCTAAAGTTGTAGAGCAGCATAGAAAACCTATTGGCAaagtgctgagcactgcagcaATGGAGACTGGTCTTCTCAGTACTCGCGAGTTAAGTCctcagaaaaatctgcttttgtctCCCCTCCGGTATTCAGCGCAAGTGGCACATCACGGTACTCTGAAACCACAAGCACAGCCCAGATGCTTTGAGGCTGGTAACTTGAGATCTACGGCCTCCCCAAATGTGCTTCGATCATTGGAAGTACGTAGTATAGCAGACTCCTCTTTTTCTAGAACCACTAGATTTTGTAGTGTGAAAGTAGAGTCACTTGGCAAAAGACCTGATGTAATTTCTAAAGCAGAGGCTAGGGACATCACAGATGTGGCTAGCAAGGCAGCCAAAGAACCTGCGAGTTCTGTGAGTAACTTAGGATTTCTGGCTTCGCTGGCCCGAAGCACAAACAGGGAAAGTTTACAGAGTTCCTGTGGGACTGACAGGTTTCGGACTTCTGGTATTGCACTACCTACAAACATGCAGCATTTTCAGGAAGAAGGCTTTAGGAAAACTGCTCCTCCAAATGAAGCTGCTGAATATATTCTA tctgcCCATGGGCTTGGAATGAATGGAAGTATGGCAGCTGTAGGGAAAAGAGTAG ATGTGGAAACAACTTCTGTGCAACACACCGCTATGCAGAGACTCACACCTGCACCTACGACTACAAGAGTGCAGGACGGAGGTATTTACAGGAGACCAATCCCATCATAA